DNA sequence from the Capsicum annuum cultivar UCD-10X-F1 unplaced genomic scaffold, UCD10Xv1.1 ctg48370, whole genome shotgun sequence genome:
CGGGTATACCATTCAACTATTTGCTCCAATGAAAGTCTCACCGTGGCAGTGACAGGCAATCCTCGAGCTTTCTTTAGAAGACCGTTGAAAGACTCTGAAAGATTTGTTGTCAACACTCCCCATCTTTTTCCATCATCATGGCTAATCGTCCATTTGTCCAATGGAAATTGCATGAGATATTTATatgcttctttattttctttcctgaTTTCCCACATTAAAGGTTCGAACTTCCTTACTTGATGAGCCGATGCAACATTCCACATCAGATCACTGAGATTCCTGTTTAGAAAATAAGATTGAAAGTTACTCTTAAGATGTCTTACGCAAAATTGATGAAAGGCCCGAGGCTTCTGGAATTGCCATAACTCCGATAAACTAGCTAAGATTCCTTTTGCCCTATCAGAGATAATACATACATCTTCTCTATCCTTTATTACATGTGcgcttagttttctaaaaaaccATTTCCATGCCTCTTTCGATTCCCTGTCAACAATAACAAATGCTAGAGGAAGAATGTTATCATTTCCATCAATTCCAACAgcaattaataattttatctcatatttaccATACAAATGAgttccatctactgaaataactgGACGACAAGTTCGGAATCCATCAATGCATggcttgaaatctcaaaatacaaatttaaacaTTTTTACCTCTAACGAACTCATTGACTCTTCGTGTTTCCATTCTACAATTGTTCCATGGTTAAAGTGTTGAAAAGCTGCAAAAAACTTAGGAAGCTCACTAATTGATTTCTGAAAATCACCATACACCAATTTAAATGCTCGTTGACGTCCAAGCCACGCTTTCCTATATGTTACTTGATGACCAAATATCTCATGAACCTTAGAAATGACATCTACTACCAACAATTTGGGGTTTTTACGTATTTGATTTAGAAATAAAGATGCAAT
Encoded proteins:
- the LOC124892542 gene encoding uncharacterized protein LOC124892542, which produces MCFSSKDRLIRAVTIWSLRKNKKFIVVTSSKKLWIVRCRFHESLGCRWFLRGRKVGNLWKIGKYFDNHRCETEGLTTGHANLDTNLIASLFLNQIRKNPKLLVVDVISKVHEIFGHQVTYRKAWLGRQRAFKLVYGDFQKSISELPKFFAAFQHFNHGTIVEWKHEESMIISVDGTHLYGKYEIKLLIAVGIDGNDNILPLAFVIVDRESKEAWKWFFRKLSAHVIKDREDVCIISDRAKGILASLSELWQFQKPRAFHQFCVRHLKSNFQSYFLNRNLSDLMWNVASAHQVRKFEPLMWEIRKENKEAYKYLMQFPLDKWTISHDDGKRWGVLTTNLSESFNGLLKKARGLPVTATVRLSLEQIVEWYTRRSQTVHQLVEQKELWTSRFKVKWEKNYESSKRHFVFYWNISTGTYEVRSIQVDGTGGNPHRVSLNDKKCDCGKWANLHFPCSHVMKVIERMEGLARNFVSEHFTTENYVATYSRSFSPVRHEAYWPSPSFIMRSNKFYRRPNRQRTTRVPNEMDRGPAVYGRACGLCRQTGHDRRRCPTRNQN